A single window of Gossypium hirsutum isolate 1008001.06 chromosome A10, Gossypium_hirsutum_v2.1, whole genome shotgun sequence DNA harbors:
- the LOC107897821 gene encoding uncharacterized protein isoform X3, whose product MTTIFSPGRSPGSSRLQLGTASGVSRLRSPSLKKPPEPLRRAVADCLSSSSSSSFSPAAGAGGLSSYHHGSQLVLNEASRTLRDYLAAPSTTDQSYIVILEHTIAERERSPAVVGRCVALLKRYLLRYKPSEDTLLQIDRFCVSLIAECDISPNRRLSPWSRSLNQQSGSSATSTSSASASPLLPVSSFASIALVKSLNYVRSLVAQHIPKRSFQPAGFAGATLASRQSLPSLTSLLSRSFNSQRCPVNVGESSEKKDATALSVSNLSNIEDADRIENPEYIAHDVLKWRWLRDHQSPFTESDHSAYVQDMSAHNFLEPSPVTTIANSASARSHLRAITALKRSKGGPHQIWDDSPASTFRPRARPLFQYRHYSEQQPLRLNPAEVCEVIAAVCSETSLTNANTMTVSSRLSNNSAKPSMDVAVSVLIKLVIDMYVLDSGTAAPLTLSMLEEMLSSPRTACRVRAFDLILNLAVHAHLLEPLIIDDNSVIEEEYSQELLLNSEDQLTTQGRRKLASSKKLGSTSAIDKFESWILNILYDILLLLVQIDEMEEAVWASALSCLLYFVCDRGNIWRNRLKGLDIRVVKSILVISRINSWAEVVHCKLVCILTNMLYQVPDESTKAIMSTANFLVDQLDLIGGIDFIFIEYSLSTSREERKHLYLVLFDYVLHQINETCISTGASEYSDDEIQPIAALLTLADAPEAFYISVKLGVEGIGELLRRSLSTTLGRYPNSERLHTLLENITEKLDRIISSFTHLDTEFFQLKQITKSNKLKGNVEGSSTRNSVAMKAKLAWSILHSLLHSDRILYRQNGFIWLGDLLIAEISDSRNGSIWSNVRSLQNKIAYAGVHDSSDPSDIPLSIWLMCGLLKSKNNSIRWGFLVVLERLLMRCKFLLDESEMQQPSNSDVSPDNRDTRLEKAITVIDIMSSALSLVAQINETDRINILKMCDILFSQLCLKVPNSNLMPFGEGIQRPKVFTRTEEIRKSSNIDFVSQQESCPWDQIMEETDSKSGYSVSSHFVCETASMAALLLRGQAIAPMQLVARVPAALFYWPLIQLAGAATDNIALGVAVGSKGRGNLPGATSDIRATLLLLLVGKCTADPTAFQEVGGEEFFRELLDDTDSRVAYYSSAFLLKRMMTEKPEKYQHMLQKLIYKAQQSNNEKLLENPYLQMRGIFQLSNEL is encoded by the exons ATGACAACGATTTTCAGTCCCGGTCGGAGCCCCGGAAGTTCGAGGCTTCAGTTAGGAACAGCTAGTGGAGTGTCCAGGCTTAGATCTCCGTCGCTTAAGAAGCCGCCGGAGCCGTTGCGCAGGGCGGTGGCGGATTGTCTTTCTTCTTCGTCGTCTTCTTCTTTTTCGCCAGCGGCGGGGGCTGGAGGTCTTAGTTCGTATCACCATGGAAGTCAGTTGGTTTTAAATGAAGCTTCGAGGACACTTCGG GACTATCTGGCAGCACCCTCAACAACTGACCAGTCTTACATTGTTATTTTAGAGCATACAATTGCAGAGAGAGAACGCAG CCCAGCTGTAGTGGGAAGGTGTGTGGCACTCCTGAAGCGATACCTCTTAAG GTATAAGCCCAGTGAGGACACGTTGCTGCAAATAGATCGGTTTTGTGTCAGCTTAATTGCGGAATGTGACATAAGTCCAAATCGAAGGTTGTCACCTTGGTCTCGGTCTTTAAATCAACAATCGGGTTCATCAGCAACATCAACATCATCTGCAAGTGCTTCTCCTTTATTGCCTGTATCTAGTTTTGCTTCTATAGCCCTTGTAAAGTCATTGAATTATGTGAGATCCTTAGTGGCTCAACATATTCCAAAGCGTTCATTCCAGCCGGCAGGTTTTGCTGGGGCAACCTTGGCATCGAGGCAGTCACTTCCTTCGTTGACATCTTTGTTGAGTAGATCTTTCAATTCCCAGCGATGCCCTGTGAATGTTGGAGAGTCCTCAGAGAAGAAAGATGCTACAGCTTTATCTGTTTCAAACTTGTCAAACATTGAGGACGCTGATCGAATAGAGAATCCTGAATATATTGCACATGATGTTTTGAAATGGCGCTGGCTTAGGGATCATCAGTCACCCTTTACCGAAAG TGACCACTCTGCTTATGTGCAAGACATGAGTGCACATAATTTCTTAGAG CCTTCACCAGTCACAACAATTGCCAATTCTGCTTCTGCTCGCTCCCATTTGAGAGCAATTACAGCATTGAAACGCAGTAAAGGAGGACCTCATCAAATTTG GGATGATTCTCCTGCAAGCACATTCCGCCCACGTGCCCGACCACTTTTCCAATATCGCCATTACAG TGAACAACAACCTTTGCGTTTGAACCCTGCTGAGGTATGCGAGGTCATTGCAGCTGTCTGCTCTGAGACATCTTTAACAAATGCTAATACCATGACGGTATCTTCTAGATTAAGTAATAACAGTGCAAAGCCATCAATGGATGTGGCTGTGAGCGTCCTTATTAAGCTGGTTATTGACAT GTATGTCTTGGATTCTGGAACTGCTGCTCCTCTCACTCTATCTATGCTTGAG GAGATGCTTAGTTCTCCAAGGACAGCGTGTAGGGTGCGTGCTTTTGATTTAATTCTAAACCTTGCTGTCCATGCTCACTTGTTAGAGCCCCTGATAATTGATGATAATTCTGTAATTGAGGAAGAGTATTCTCAAGAATTACTTTTAAATAGTGAAGATCAGCTTACCACGCAAGGGAGAAGGAAACTAGCTTCTTCCAAGAAGTTGGGAAGCACCTCAGCTATTGATAAATTTGAGTCTtggattttaaacattttatatgataTACTTCTTCTTCTTGTTCAG ATTGATGAGATGGAAGAAGCTGTCTGGGCTTCTGCCCTAAGCTGTTTACTATATTTTGTGTGCGATAGAGGCAACATTTGGAGAAATCGATTAAAAGGACTTGACATCAGG GTTGTCAAGTCAATTTTGGTGATTAGCCGGATAAATTCCTGGGCTGAAGTTGTGCATTGCAAGCTTGTTTGTATCCTAACAAACATGTTATATCAAGTACCTGATGAATCTACTAAGGCCATCATGAGTACAGCGAATTTTCTTGTTGACCAGCTTGACCTGATTGGAGGAATTGATTTTATCTTCATTGAG TATTCATTGTCAACCTCAAGGGAGGAAAGAAAGCATCTTTATTTGGTGCTTTTCGACTATGTTTTGCATCAAATAAATGAAACATGCATATCAACCGGAGCTTCTGAATATAGTGATGATGAGATTCAGCCAATTGCTGCACTGCTCACTTTGGCTGATGCACCGGAAGCCTTTTATATCTCTGTTAAGCTAGGGGTGGAAGGCATTGGGGAGCTTTTGAGAAGATCACTGTCAACTACATTGGGTAGATACCCTAACAGCGAGCGGTTACATACG CTTTTGGAAAATATTACGGAGAAATTAGATAGAATAATTAGTTCATTTACTCATTTGGACACAGAGTTCTTTCAGCTGAAACAGATAACAAAATCCAACAAGTTGAAGGGCAATGTTGAGGGTTCATCTACACGAAATAGTGTTGCAATGAAAGCGAAGCTGGCTTGGTCTATTTTACATTCTCTTCTTCATTCGGATAGAATCCTTTACCGCCAAAATGGATTTATCTGGTTAGGAGATCTGCTTATTGCTGAAATAAGTGACTCGAGGAATGGGAGTATATGGTCTAATGTCAGGAGCTTGCAGAATAAAATTGCTTATGCGGGTGTTCATGATTCCTCTGATCCTTCTGATATTCCTTTGTCTATCTGGCTGATGTGTGGTCTTCTAAAGTCGAAGAACAATTCTATCAGGTGGGGCTTCCTAGTTGTTCTAGAGAGGCTTCTCATGCGATGCAAGTTTTTGTTAGATGAGAGTGAAATGCAACAGCCAAGCAACAGTGATGTTAGCCCTGACAATAGGGATACTCGACTGGAGAAAGCAATTACAGTGATAGACATCATGAGCAGTGCTTTGTCCTTGGTGGCTCAAATAAATGAAACAGACcgtataaatattttaaag ATGTGTGATATTCTATTCTCTCAATTGTGCTTGAAAGTTCCCAATTCAAATTTGATGCCATTTGGAGAAGGAATACAGCGGCCTAAAGTTTTCACTCGCACAGAAGAAATTAGAAAAAGTAGTAATATAGATTTTGTATCTCAACAAGAAAGCTGTCCCTGGGATCAGATAATGGAGGAAACCGATAGCAAATCAGGCTACAGTGTTAGTAGTCATTTTGTATGCGAGACAGCTTCTATGGCTGCGCTGCTACTCCGAGGACAAGCCATTGCGCCAATGCAATTAGTTGCACGTGTTCCAGCTGCTCTTTTCTATTGGCCTTTGATTCAACTTGCGGGTGCAGCAACTGACAACATTGCACTAGGTGTTGCTGTTGGAAGCAAAGGAAGAGGGAACCTTCCTGGTGCTACTTCTGATATTCGGGCTACCCTTCTTTTGCTTCTAGTTGGTAAATGTACTGCTGATCCTACAGCTTTTCAGGAAGTTGGTGGGGAAGAATTTTTCAG GGAACTTTTGGATGATACTGATTCTAGGGTGGCATATTACTCTTCGGCTTTTCTATTGAAG AGAATGATGACTGAAAAACCAGAAAAGTACCAACACATGCTGCAAAAGCTTATCTATAAAGCTCAACAG AGTAACAATGAAAAATTGCTTGAGAATCCATATCTTCAGATGCGCGGGATATTCCAACTATCAAATGAACTTTGA
- the LOC107897821 gene encoding uncharacterized protein isoform X2, whose product MTTIFSPGRSPGSSRLQLGTASGVSRLRSPSLKKPPEPLRRAVADCLSSSSSSSFSPAAGAGGLSSYHHGSQLVLNEASRTLRDYLAAPSTTDQSYIVILEHTIAERERSPAVVGRCVALLKRYLLRYKPSEDTLLQIDRFCVSLIAECDISPNRRLSPWSRSLNQQSGSSATSTSSASASPLLPVSSFASIALVKSLNYVRSLVAQHIPKRSFQPAGFAGATLASRQSLPSLTSLLSRSFNSQRCPVNVGESSEKKDATALSVSNLSNIEDADRIENPEYIAHDVLKWRWLRDHQSPFTESDHSAYVQDMSAHNFLEVGAAALLVGDMEAKMNGQPWKYFGTADMPYLDQLLQPSPVTTIANSASARSHLRAITALKRSKGGPHQICEQQPLRLNPAEVCEVIAAVCSETSLTNANTMTVSSRLSNNSAKPSMDVAVSVLIKLVIDMYVLDSGTAAPLTLSMLEEMLSSPRTACRVRAFDLILNLAVHAHLLEPLIIDDNSVIEEEYSQELLLNSEDQLTTQGRRKLASSKKLGSTSAIDKFESWILNILYDILLLLVQIDEMEEAVWASALSCLLYFVCDRGNIWRNRLKGLDIRVVKSILVISRINSWAEVVHCKLVCILTNMLYQVPDESTKAIMSTANFLVDQLDLIGGIDFIFIEYSLSTSREERKHLYLVLFDYVLHQINETCISTGASEYSDDEIQPIAALLTLADAPEAFYISVKLGVEGIGELLRRSLSTTLGRYPNSERLHTLLENITEKLDRIISSFTHLDTEFFQLKQITKSNKLKGNVEGSSTRNSVAMKAKLAWSILHSLLHSDRILYRQNGFIWLGDLLIAEISDSRNGSIWSNVRSLQNKIAYAGVHDSSDPSDIPLSIWLMCGLLKSKNNSIRWGFLVVLERLLMRCKFLLDESEMQQPSNSDVSPDNRDTRLEKAITVIDIMSSALSLVAQINETDRINILKMCDILFSQLCLKVPNSNLMPFGEGIQRPKVFTRTEEIRKSSNIDFVSQQESCPWDQIMEETDSKSGYSVSSHFVCETASMAALLLRGQAIAPMQLVARVPAALFYWPLIQLAGAATDNIALGVAVGSKGRGNLPGATSDIRATLLLLLVGKCTADPTAFQEVGGEEFFRELLDDTDSRVAYYSSAFLLKRMMTEKPEKYQHMLQKLIYKAQQSNNEKLLENPYLQMRGIFQLSNEL is encoded by the exons ATGACAACGATTTTCAGTCCCGGTCGGAGCCCCGGAAGTTCGAGGCTTCAGTTAGGAACAGCTAGTGGAGTGTCCAGGCTTAGATCTCCGTCGCTTAAGAAGCCGCCGGAGCCGTTGCGCAGGGCGGTGGCGGATTGTCTTTCTTCTTCGTCGTCTTCTTCTTTTTCGCCAGCGGCGGGGGCTGGAGGTCTTAGTTCGTATCACCATGGAAGTCAGTTGGTTTTAAATGAAGCTTCGAGGACACTTCGG GACTATCTGGCAGCACCCTCAACAACTGACCAGTCTTACATTGTTATTTTAGAGCATACAATTGCAGAGAGAGAACGCAG CCCAGCTGTAGTGGGAAGGTGTGTGGCACTCCTGAAGCGATACCTCTTAAG GTATAAGCCCAGTGAGGACACGTTGCTGCAAATAGATCGGTTTTGTGTCAGCTTAATTGCGGAATGTGACATAAGTCCAAATCGAAGGTTGTCACCTTGGTCTCGGTCTTTAAATCAACAATCGGGTTCATCAGCAACATCAACATCATCTGCAAGTGCTTCTCCTTTATTGCCTGTATCTAGTTTTGCTTCTATAGCCCTTGTAAAGTCATTGAATTATGTGAGATCCTTAGTGGCTCAACATATTCCAAAGCGTTCATTCCAGCCGGCAGGTTTTGCTGGGGCAACCTTGGCATCGAGGCAGTCACTTCCTTCGTTGACATCTTTGTTGAGTAGATCTTTCAATTCCCAGCGATGCCCTGTGAATGTTGGAGAGTCCTCAGAGAAGAAAGATGCTACAGCTTTATCTGTTTCAAACTTGTCAAACATTGAGGACGCTGATCGAATAGAGAATCCTGAATATATTGCACATGATGTTTTGAAATGGCGCTGGCTTAGGGATCATCAGTCACCCTTTACCGAAAG TGACCACTCTGCTTATGTGCAAGACATGAGTGCACATAATTTCTTAGAGGTAGGAGCAGCTGCTTTACTTGTTGGAGATATGGAAGCAAAAATGAATGGCCAGCCCTGGAAATATTTTGGCACTGCTGATATGCCTTATCTTGATCAACTCTTACAGCCTTCACCAGTCACAACAATTGCCAATTCTGCTTCTGCTCGCTCCCATTTGAGAGCAATTACAGCATTGAAACGCAGTAAAGGAGGACCTCATCAAATTTG TGAACAACAACCTTTGCGTTTGAACCCTGCTGAGGTATGCGAGGTCATTGCAGCTGTCTGCTCTGAGACATCTTTAACAAATGCTAATACCATGACGGTATCTTCTAGATTAAGTAATAACAGTGCAAAGCCATCAATGGATGTGGCTGTGAGCGTCCTTATTAAGCTGGTTATTGACAT GTATGTCTTGGATTCTGGAACTGCTGCTCCTCTCACTCTATCTATGCTTGAG GAGATGCTTAGTTCTCCAAGGACAGCGTGTAGGGTGCGTGCTTTTGATTTAATTCTAAACCTTGCTGTCCATGCTCACTTGTTAGAGCCCCTGATAATTGATGATAATTCTGTAATTGAGGAAGAGTATTCTCAAGAATTACTTTTAAATAGTGAAGATCAGCTTACCACGCAAGGGAGAAGGAAACTAGCTTCTTCCAAGAAGTTGGGAAGCACCTCAGCTATTGATAAATTTGAGTCTtggattttaaacattttatatgataTACTTCTTCTTCTTGTTCAG ATTGATGAGATGGAAGAAGCTGTCTGGGCTTCTGCCCTAAGCTGTTTACTATATTTTGTGTGCGATAGAGGCAACATTTGGAGAAATCGATTAAAAGGACTTGACATCAGG GTTGTCAAGTCAATTTTGGTGATTAGCCGGATAAATTCCTGGGCTGAAGTTGTGCATTGCAAGCTTGTTTGTATCCTAACAAACATGTTATATCAAGTACCTGATGAATCTACTAAGGCCATCATGAGTACAGCGAATTTTCTTGTTGACCAGCTTGACCTGATTGGAGGAATTGATTTTATCTTCATTGAG TATTCATTGTCAACCTCAAGGGAGGAAAGAAAGCATCTTTATTTGGTGCTTTTCGACTATGTTTTGCATCAAATAAATGAAACATGCATATCAACCGGAGCTTCTGAATATAGTGATGATGAGATTCAGCCAATTGCTGCACTGCTCACTTTGGCTGATGCACCGGAAGCCTTTTATATCTCTGTTAAGCTAGGGGTGGAAGGCATTGGGGAGCTTTTGAGAAGATCACTGTCAACTACATTGGGTAGATACCCTAACAGCGAGCGGTTACATACG CTTTTGGAAAATATTACGGAGAAATTAGATAGAATAATTAGTTCATTTACTCATTTGGACACAGAGTTCTTTCAGCTGAAACAGATAACAAAATCCAACAAGTTGAAGGGCAATGTTGAGGGTTCATCTACACGAAATAGTGTTGCAATGAAAGCGAAGCTGGCTTGGTCTATTTTACATTCTCTTCTTCATTCGGATAGAATCCTTTACCGCCAAAATGGATTTATCTGGTTAGGAGATCTGCTTATTGCTGAAATAAGTGACTCGAGGAATGGGAGTATATGGTCTAATGTCAGGAGCTTGCAGAATAAAATTGCTTATGCGGGTGTTCATGATTCCTCTGATCCTTCTGATATTCCTTTGTCTATCTGGCTGATGTGTGGTCTTCTAAAGTCGAAGAACAATTCTATCAGGTGGGGCTTCCTAGTTGTTCTAGAGAGGCTTCTCATGCGATGCAAGTTTTTGTTAGATGAGAGTGAAATGCAACAGCCAAGCAACAGTGATGTTAGCCCTGACAATAGGGATACTCGACTGGAGAAAGCAATTACAGTGATAGACATCATGAGCAGTGCTTTGTCCTTGGTGGCTCAAATAAATGAAACAGACcgtataaatattttaaag ATGTGTGATATTCTATTCTCTCAATTGTGCTTGAAAGTTCCCAATTCAAATTTGATGCCATTTGGAGAAGGAATACAGCGGCCTAAAGTTTTCACTCGCACAGAAGAAATTAGAAAAAGTAGTAATATAGATTTTGTATCTCAACAAGAAAGCTGTCCCTGGGATCAGATAATGGAGGAAACCGATAGCAAATCAGGCTACAGTGTTAGTAGTCATTTTGTATGCGAGACAGCTTCTATGGCTGCGCTGCTACTCCGAGGACAAGCCATTGCGCCAATGCAATTAGTTGCACGTGTTCCAGCTGCTCTTTTCTATTGGCCTTTGATTCAACTTGCGGGTGCAGCAACTGACAACATTGCACTAGGTGTTGCTGTTGGAAGCAAAGGAAGAGGGAACCTTCCTGGTGCTACTTCTGATATTCGGGCTACCCTTCTTTTGCTTCTAGTTGGTAAATGTACTGCTGATCCTACAGCTTTTCAGGAAGTTGGTGGGGAAGAATTTTTCAG GGAACTTTTGGATGATACTGATTCTAGGGTGGCATATTACTCTTCGGCTTTTCTATTGAAG AGAATGATGACTGAAAAACCAGAAAAGTACCAACACATGCTGCAAAAGCTTATCTATAAAGCTCAACAG AGTAACAATGAAAAATTGCTTGAGAATCCATATCTTCAGATGCGCGGGATATTCCAACTATCAAATGAACTTTGA
- the LOC107897821 gene encoding uncharacterized protein isoform X1, whose product MTTIFSPGRSPGSSRLQLGTASGVSRLRSPSLKKPPEPLRRAVADCLSSSSSSSFSPAAGAGGLSSYHHGSQLVLNEASRTLRDYLAAPSTTDQSYIVILEHTIAERERSPAVVGRCVALLKRYLLRYKPSEDTLLQIDRFCVSLIAECDISPNRRLSPWSRSLNQQSGSSATSTSSASASPLLPVSSFASIALVKSLNYVRSLVAQHIPKRSFQPAGFAGATLASRQSLPSLTSLLSRSFNSQRCPVNVGESSEKKDATALSVSNLSNIEDADRIENPEYIAHDVLKWRWLRDHQSPFTESDHSAYVQDMSAHNFLEVGAAALLVGDMEAKMNGQPWKYFGTADMPYLDQLLQPSPVTTIANSASARSHLRAITALKRSKGGPHQIWDDSPASTFRPRARPLFQYRHYSEQQPLRLNPAEVCEVIAAVCSETSLTNANTMTVSSRLSNNSAKPSMDVAVSVLIKLVIDMYVLDSGTAAPLTLSMLEEMLSSPRTACRVRAFDLILNLAVHAHLLEPLIIDDNSVIEEEYSQELLLNSEDQLTTQGRRKLASSKKLGSTSAIDKFESWILNILYDILLLLVQIDEMEEAVWASALSCLLYFVCDRGNIWRNRLKGLDIRVVKSILVISRINSWAEVVHCKLVCILTNMLYQVPDESTKAIMSTANFLVDQLDLIGGIDFIFIEYSLSTSREERKHLYLVLFDYVLHQINETCISTGASEYSDDEIQPIAALLTLADAPEAFYISVKLGVEGIGELLRRSLSTTLGRYPNSERLHTLLENITEKLDRIISSFTHLDTEFFQLKQITKSNKLKGNVEGSSTRNSVAMKAKLAWSILHSLLHSDRILYRQNGFIWLGDLLIAEISDSRNGSIWSNVRSLQNKIAYAGVHDSSDPSDIPLSIWLMCGLLKSKNNSIRWGFLVVLERLLMRCKFLLDESEMQQPSNSDVSPDNRDTRLEKAITVIDIMSSALSLVAQINETDRINILKMCDILFSQLCLKVPNSNLMPFGEGIQRPKVFTRTEEIRKSSNIDFVSQQESCPWDQIMEETDSKSGYSVSSHFVCETASMAALLLRGQAIAPMQLVARVPAALFYWPLIQLAGAATDNIALGVAVGSKGRGNLPGATSDIRATLLLLLVGKCTADPTAFQEVGGEEFFRELLDDTDSRVAYYSSAFLLKRMMTEKPEKYQHMLQKLIYKAQQSNNEKLLENPYLQMRGIFQLSNEL is encoded by the exons ATGACAACGATTTTCAGTCCCGGTCGGAGCCCCGGAAGTTCGAGGCTTCAGTTAGGAACAGCTAGTGGAGTGTCCAGGCTTAGATCTCCGTCGCTTAAGAAGCCGCCGGAGCCGTTGCGCAGGGCGGTGGCGGATTGTCTTTCTTCTTCGTCGTCTTCTTCTTTTTCGCCAGCGGCGGGGGCTGGAGGTCTTAGTTCGTATCACCATGGAAGTCAGTTGGTTTTAAATGAAGCTTCGAGGACACTTCGG GACTATCTGGCAGCACCCTCAACAACTGACCAGTCTTACATTGTTATTTTAGAGCATACAATTGCAGAGAGAGAACGCAG CCCAGCTGTAGTGGGAAGGTGTGTGGCACTCCTGAAGCGATACCTCTTAAG GTATAAGCCCAGTGAGGACACGTTGCTGCAAATAGATCGGTTTTGTGTCAGCTTAATTGCGGAATGTGACATAAGTCCAAATCGAAGGTTGTCACCTTGGTCTCGGTCTTTAAATCAACAATCGGGTTCATCAGCAACATCAACATCATCTGCAAGTGCTTCTCCTTTATTGCCTGTATCTAGTTTTGCTTCTATAGCCCTTGTAAAGTCATTGAATTATGTGAGATCCTTAGTGGCTCAACATATTCCAAAGCGTTCATTCCAGCCGGCAGGTTTTGCTGGGGCAACCTTGGCATCGAGGCAGTCACTTCCTTCGTTGACATCTTTGTTGAGTAGATCTTTCAATTCCCAGCGATGCCCTGTGAATGTTGGAGAGTCCTCAGAGAAGAAAGATGCTACAGCTTTATCTGTTTCAAACTTGTCAAACATTGAGGACGCTGATCGAATAGAGAATCCTGAATATATTGCACATGATGTTTTGAAATGGCGCTGGCTTAGGGATCATCAGTCACCCTTTACCGAAAG TGACCACTCTGCTTATGTGCAAGACATGAGTGCACATAATTTCTTAGAGGTAGGAGCAGCTGCTTTACTTGTTGGAGATATGGAAGCAAAAATGAATGGCCAGCCCTGGAAATATTTTGGCACTGCTGATATGCCTTATCTTGATCAACTCTTACAGCCTTCACCAGTCACAACAATTGCCAATTCTGCTTCTGCTCGCTCCCATTTGAGAGCAATTACAGCATTGAAACGCAGTAAAGGAGGACCTCATCAAATTTG GGATGATTCTCCTGCAAGCACATTCCGCCCACGTGCCCGACCACTTTTCCAATATCGCCATTACAG TGAACAACAACCTTTGCGTTTGAACCCTGCTGAGGTATGCGAGGTCATTGCAGCTGTCTGCTCTGAGACATCTTTAACAAATGCTAATACCATGACGGTATCTTCTAGATTAAGTAATAACAGTGCAAAGCCATCAATGGATGTGGCTGTGAGCGTCCTTATTAAGCTGGTTATTGACAT GTATGTCTTGGATTCTGGAACTGCTGCTCCTCTCACTCTATCTATGCTTGAG GAGATGCTTAGTTCTCCAAGGACAGCGTGTAGGGTGCGTGCTTTTGATTTAATTCTAAACCTTGCTGTCCATGCTCACTTGTTAGAGCCCCTGATAATTGATGATAATTCTGTAATTGAGGAAGAGTATTCTCAAGAATTACTTTTAAATAGTGAAGATCAGCTTACCACGCAAGGGAGAAGGAAACTAGCTTCTTCCAAGAAGTTGGGAAGCACCTCAGCTATTGATAAATTTGAGTCTtggattttaaacattttatatgataTACTTCTTCTTCTTGTTCAG ATTGATGAGATGGAAGAAGCTGTCTGGGCTTCTGCCCTAAGCTGTTTACTATATTTTGTGTGCGATAGAGGCAACATTTGGAGAAATCGATTAAAAGGACTTGACATCAGG GTTGTCAAGTCAATTTTGGTGATTAGCCGGATAAATTCCTGGGCTGAAGTTGTGCATTGCAAGCTTGTTTGTATCCTAACAAACATGTTATATCAAGTACCTGATGAATCTACTAAGGCCATCATGAGTACAGCGAATTTTCTTGTTGACCAGCTTGACCTGATTGGAGGAATTGATTTTATCTTCATTGAG TATTCATTGTCAACCTCAAGGGAGGAAAGAAAGCATCTTTATTTGGTGCTTTTCGACTATGTTTTGCATCAAATAAATGAAACATGCATATCAACCGGAGCTTCTGAATATAGTGATGATGAGATTCAGCCAATTGCTGCACTGCTCACTTTGGCTGATGCACCGGAAGCCTTTTATATCTCTGTTAAGCTAGGGGTGGAAGGCATTGGGGAGCTTTTGAGAAGATCACTGTCAACTACATTGGGTAGATACCCTAACAGCGAGCGGTTACATACG CTTTTGGAAAATATTACGGAGAAATTAGATAGAATAATTAGTTCATTTACTCATTTGGACACAGAGTTCTTTCAGCTGAAACAGATAACAAAATCCAACAAGTTGAAGGGCAATGTTGAGGGTTCATCTACACGAAATAGTGTTGCAATGAAAGCGAAGCTGGCTTGGTCTATTTTACATTCTCTTCTTCATTCGGATAGAATCCTTTACCGCCAAAATGGATTTATCTGGTTAGGAGATCTGCTTATTGCTGAAATAAGTGACTCGAGGAATGGGAGTATATGGTCTAATGTCAGGAGCTTGCAGAATAAAATTGCTTATGCGGGTGTTCATGATTCCTCTGATCCTTCTGATATTCCTTTGTCTATCTGGCTGATGTGTGGTCTTCTAAAGTCGAAGAACAATTCTATCAGGTGGGGCTTCCTAGTTGTTCTAGAGAGGCTTCTCATGCGATGCAAGTTTTTGTTAGATGAGAGTGAAATGCAACAGCCAAGCAACAGTGATGTTAGCCCTGACAATAGGGATACTCGACTGGAGAAAGCAATTACAGTGATAGACATCATGAGCAGTGCTTTGTCCTTGGTGGCTCAAATAAATGAAACAGACcgtataaatattttaaag ATGTGTGATATTCTATTCTCTCAATTGTGCTTGAAAGTTCCCAATTCAAATTTGATGCCATTTGGAGAAGGAATACAGCGGCCTAAAGTTTTCACTCGCACAGAAGAAATTAGAAAAAGTAGTAATATAGATTTTGTATCTCAACAAGAAAGCTGTCCCTGGGATCAGATAATGGAGGAAACCGATAGCAAATCAGGCTACAGTGTTAGTAGTCATTTTGTATGCGAGACAGCTTCTATGGCTGCGCTGCTACTCCGAGGACAAGCCATTGCGCCAATGCAATTAGTTGCACGTGTTCCAGCTGCTCTTTTCTATTGGCCTTTGATTCAACTTGCGGGTGCAGCAACTGACAACATTGCACTAGGTGTTGCTGTTGGAAGCAAAGGAAGAGGGAACCTTCCTGGTGCTACTTCTGATATTCGGGCTACCCTTCTTTTGCTTCTAGTTGGTAAATGTACTGCTGATCCTACAGCTTTTCAGGAAGTTGGTGGGGAAGAATTTTTCAG GGAACTTTTGGATGATACTGATTCTAGGGTGGCATATTACTCTTCGGCTTTTCTATTGAAG AGAATGATGACTGAAAAACCAGAAAAGTACCAACACATGCTGCAAAAGCTTATCTATAAAGCTCAACAG AGTAACAATGAAAAATTGCTTGAGAATCCATATCTTCAGATGCGCGGGATATTCCAACTATCAAATGAACTTTGA